A stretch of Trichocoleus sp. DNA encodes these proteins:
- a CDS encoding Mo-dependent nitrogenase C-terminal domain-containing protein — protein sequence MAILSYLPLIRVKQQLDEIRISDAKTANMICQLIPDRCPFERRIYLFGYLICSIPPLCKLNPFYKQLMSLRSKAVTYLAEIEAE from the coding sequence GTGGCTATTTTGTCTTATCTGCCTTTAATCCGAGTTAAGCAACAACTCGACGAGATTAGAATTAGTGACGCTAAAACTGCCAACATGATTTGTCAGCTCATTCCTGATCGGTGCCCTTTTGAACGTCGCATTTATTTGTTTGGTTATTTGATCTGCTCAATTCCTCCCCTTTGTAAACTCAATCCTTTCTATAAGCAGTTGATGAGTTTACGTTCAAAAGCGGTAACATATCTTGCTGAAATTGAAGCAGAGTAA
- a CDS encoding CHASE2 domain-containing protein, with the protein MTKVDIVNRSNLLIWKRVQQELAVWRVGALPGLMVIGLIVFLRLLGFLQPAEWWALDHFLRVRPEEPIDKRILIVGIDEEDIHAIGTYPIPDAQLVQLIQKLQTYQPKAIGLDIIRDLPVEPGHQQLTQLFQTSKNIIGIETAVPDARGKLIQPPPNLPSTQVGFADLVRDSDGAVRRALIGTLAEEDYKFSLPLLLTESYLADEGLVLENGSRDPDAMRFGTSEFDRFHPNSGSYVNADAGGNQFLINFRSSATPFRVVSLSEVIQSEIPDDWIRNRIILIGMMASSAGDLRRTNSIQYGDAGFIYGVELHAHITSQMLSTVLDKRPWLRVWDDGWDYVWILGWGILGISLGRFFITPLKILLGLGLASFILLTVCFYVFTLGWWLPIVPAWLVLILNGAGLTASLFYRYQQDLQARLQDRQLVIEQTYTAIHNIPVQTVKSMLSSLRQGELLIDTIGIDLERLEQELRAIEESVRQETLSQTDTLYLAGGIKLNLAHPMHQLLHEVYRATVARVQDFPRFATVIKIVSFEAIDSRSLTIQQKQSLCRFIEEALCNVGKYAEGMTRLEVSCKTQNGWNIIRVVDNGMGIEDSASSRTGYGTKQAVNLARQLGGTFKRSANQPKGTICELIYPIRQSWFWFPAKPHHP; encoded by the coding sequence TTGACTAAGGTTGATATCGTGAACCGATCGAATCTTCTTATTTGGAAGCGAGTCCAGCAAGAACTAGCAGTTTGGCGAGTCGGTGCGCTACCAGGTCTGATGGTGATTGGGCTGATTGTGTTTCTGCGGCTGTTGGGATTTCTACAACCAGCAGAATGGTGGGCATTAGACCATTTCTTGCGCGTTCGCCCAGAGGAGCCGATCGATAAACGTATCTTGATTGTAGGAATTGACGAAGAAGATATTCATGCCATTGGCACTTATCCAATTCCTGACGCTCAACTGGTTCAGCTTATTCAAAAATTGCAAACTTATCAGCCGAAGGCGATCGGGCTTGACATAATTCGGGATCTCCCAGTTGAACCTGGTCATCAGCAGCTCACTCAACTTTTTCAAACTTCTAAAAATATTATTGGTATTGAAACAGCAGTTCCAGATGCAAGAGGTAAGCTCATCCAACCGCCTCCGAATTTACCCTCAACACAAGTTGGGTTTGCAGACCTTGTTCGAGATAGTGATGGAGCCGTACGACGGGCATTAATTGGCACATTAGCCGAGGAAGATTACAAATTTTCGCTCCCATTACTTTTGACGGAAAGTTACCTGGCAGACGAAGGACTGGTTTTAGAAAATGGCAGTCGGGACCCAGATGCAATGCGCTTTGGAACATCTGAATTCGATCGCTTTCATCCAAACTCGGGCAGTTATGTGAACGCAGATGCCGGAGGCAATCAATTTCTGATCAACTTTCGCAGTAGCGCAACCCCGTTTCGGGTGGTGTCTTTATCTGAGGTCATCCAAAGCGAAATTCCGGATGACTGGATTCGCAATCGCATCATTTTGATTGGCATGATGGCGAGCAGTGCAGGGGATTTACGCAGGACCAATTCAATTCAATATGGTGATGCCGGATTCATCTACGGTGTTGAGTTGCATGCCCATATCACCAGTCAGATGCTCAGCACTGTGCTAGATAAACGACCTTGGCTCAGAGTTTGGGATGATGGATGGGACTATGTCTGGATTCTGGGCTGGGGAATTCTCGGCATTAGCTTAGGACGTTTTTTTATTACGCCGCTCAAAATTCTACTGGGGTTGGGACTTGCTAGTTTCATCCTGCTCACCGTTTGCTTCTATGTCTTTACACTTGGCTGGTGGTTGCCCATTGTCCCAGCTTGGCTGGTATTGATCCTCAATGGGGCAGGTTTAACGGCTTCATTATTCTATCGCTATCAACAGGACTTGCAGGCGCGGCTCCAAGATCGCCAACTCGTCATTGAGCAGACCTATACTGCAATTCATAATATTCCTGTCCAAACCGTCAAGAGTATGCTGAGCAGCCTGCGTCAGGGGGAGTTATTGATCGATACAATCGGGATTGATCTGGAACGATTAGAACAAGAATTACGGGCGATCGAAGAGTCTGTCAGACAGGAGACTTTATCGCAAACAGACACACTATATCTTGCTGGTGGCATCAAGCTTAACTTAGCTCATCCGATGCATCAGCTTTTGCATGAGGTTTACCGAGCCACGGTCGCGCGAGTTCAAGACTTTCCTCGATTTGCGACAGTCATTAAAATTGTTTCATTTGAAGCGATCGATTCTCGATCGCTCACGATCCAGCAAAAGCAAAGTCTTTGTCGATTTATCGAAGAAGCGCTCTGTAATGTGGGGAAGTATGCTGAGGGAATGACTCGTTTAGAAGTGAGCTGCAAAACTCAAAACGGCTGGAATATCATTCGAGTTGTAGATAATGGTATGGGCATCGAGGATTCAGCTTCTTCCAGAACAGGATATGGAACAAAGCAAGCCGTTAATTTAGCACGGCAATTGGGTGGAACGTTTAAGCGCAGCGCTAATCAGCCTAAGGGAACGATTTGTGAGTTGATATATCCGATTCGGCAATCCTGGTTTTGGTTTCCCGCCAAGCCACATCATCCTTGA
- a CDS encoding DUF928 domain-containing protein: protein MHSKLPRPVWQALLLNFLLLLIVSTAVPATAQSGRRYTPRNPSSPNSTSPGGARSGSCTSGENKSLTALAPQSHVGQTAATHPTFVWYVPDSTSLPIDFRLYTYDSSGNLQARPVYQTELMSQPGIMTLTLPSSQPGLTVGQRYYWQAALICDPNHGSEDVIVSAEMTVVGNTLPEPERWYDLLESTLMKTNASSQFTVVALLSQLADLERTAAQEVANSTNNATANHRLKLQERSAAILQHSENLIQIIEAER from the coding sequence ATGCATTCAAAGTTGCCCAGGCCCGTTTGGCAAGCTCTGCTTCTTAATTTCCTGTTGCTGCTCATTGTTAGCACTGCTGTCCCGGCAACTGCTCAATCAGGACGACGATATACGCCTCGCAATCCATCTTCTCCCAATTCTACCTCTCCAGGTGGGGCAAGAAGTGGCAGTTGCACCAGTGGAGAAAACAAATCTCTGACTGCCCTCGCGCCTCAAAGCCATGTTGGGCAAACAGCAGCAACCCATCCAACTTTTGTCTGGTATGTTCCGGATTCAACGTCGTTACCAATCGACTTTAGGCTGTATACCTATGATTCGAGTGGCAATCTGCAAGCTCGACCGGTTTACCAGACAGAGTTGATGAGCCAGCCAGGTATCATGACATTAACGCTTCCATCCTCTCAGCCAGGCTTAACGGTTGGACAGCGCTATTACTGGCAGGCAGCATTAATTTGTGATCCGAACCATGGTTCTGAAGATGTTATCGTTAGCGCTGAAATGACTGTGGTTGGCAATACGTTGCCTGAGCCTGAGCGCTGGTATGACCTACTAGAATCGACGTTAATGAAAACCAACGCTTCCTCTCAATTCACAGTTGTTGCTCTGCTCTCTCAATTAGCAGACCTGGAACGTACAGCAGCGCAAGAAGTAGCCAATTCTACTAACAACGCAACAGCGAACCATCGCTTGAAGCTGCAAGAAAGAAGTGCTGCTATTTTACAGCACAGCGAAAACCTAATTCAGATTATTGAGGCGGAACGATAG
- a CDS encoding filamentous hemagglutinin N-terminal domain-containing protein produces MAVTANKPSIARPIPDETLGEERSRVIDRSERDFDIDGGARRGANLFHSFQELGVDEGGSVYFLNPEGVTHIFSRVTGASRSDILGTLGVRGAANLFLMNPNGIVFGQNARLDVQGSFAATTANAIGFSEQGFFSATNPEVPSQLLTVNPSAFLFNQIPTSNIINRSARGLTSGVGSTVLLLGGDVVFDRSLLIAPAGFIDVGGLSGTGIVSLAGSEAQPRLAFSAGSPRADVILNGSGIAAPQGGGIRVQSRNLQLNNRAQLATSTGGAADGSGIQLDATGNLEIVNSRVFAGAGAAATGQSGNIHINAGNLTVQNATVETLTQGAGAAGSVHIQAANTATLNAGRILADARSGSTGSGGNVILQTPELIANNNSLISASTFGAGDAGDLTLWGDRLFLDNMSLITTQTNGLGNAGDIWVDTQQLRLQNGTQFVASSFGGGSSGNLLINADQIDLGGISSTGRFSGFLSVLDDKAIGQGGDISIQTDQLRIEDGLISTGTLGQGSAGNIEIHADRASINTGLIEANTGVLNYFGNQLKAAANGNSGNITIRANQLDLNDAFIRTQVGEQARGNAGNILLNVQQLRLFGNSQVSTATYGNGNAGNLAVQADQMILRGVTDNIPTGLFSLVETTGNGQGGSISIQANQIRLEDNATITASTWGNGNAGLITIQADRLFIDDSSITALIRRGAVGNGGNIQIQTNQLQIQNSGAINTSTRGRGNAGNTTIQAERIDLNNSHIISQVLEDVNTNGNSGNITINTQQLNLRNRAQVDTSTFANGSAGNIIVQADQLTLSNSLISSGVALQGQGQGGNLRLNVDQLQLIDRARILTSSLGIGNAGTITIQGQQLDMQNRSSINASTTGMGRGGNILLNIDRMNLNNRSVIGSVEETTVNQRGGNITIRAAELTLSSESAITAAVLGTGAGGEVVIAADRMAFDNSLISTVVVEGASGNAGNITLNGRTLSLQNNAQINLSLFGRGNAGNLLVRVDNIDISGRNADGDSSFSSNVEENGNGRAGNIRVVADRLRLSGTANISASVEGMGQAGDISIQANQVILDLGFIRSQARRQATEGNAGNVAIETDQLNLLNGGQISTGSFTRGNAGNITINADRINITGANPNNGQPSGIFSVLETQGRGRSGNIEIETDWLQIRDGIITASTRGVGNAGDLFIVADQLQMSGGLISSTVQQNALGNGGRLTVSGRRLNLSNGGQIATITEGNGNAGRLFINVERIDLNGARRTQFASSAGEIAYSGFASSVERGGAGRGGDLRVETNQLRVRNGARITAATEGIGSAGDVVIVAQDGILLDGTNRLGPSSEISSSNATGSQGSSGTITLQAGTLRIAEGAVINAQTANANRGGNVIVDANLLEAINGGQIVTTTLREGQAGNITLNIRDRIMLSGREANLRQRQTEAGVEILPNAGRGESGLFASSRSDSTGNGGRITLNTTDLDLRDRARISAQSQGTGAAGEVMIQARGNVTLHDRAQISTASRSENALAGDLIINAGGTFAATDGDVTTSAANASGGDIRLTARDIRLYGDSDIRTNSARNGGNITLNAETIVAFDDSDIFASAAAGSGGDIRINTAAFFGNAYQPDAFPSAEVSNLDRNDRVDFNATGSIRSGTISTPDTSFIQNSLTDLSEVIVDADRLIANSCIARTDSGGTFLITGAGGLPPSPGVAPLSPFPTGEVRTEISRDESSLWQSGDAIEEPQGVYQLPNGELVMSRECALDGAG; encoded by the coding sequence TTGGCAGTAACAGCCAACAAACCGAGTATTGCACGACCCATACCTGATGAAACCCTAGGAGAGGAGCGATCACGAGTTATCGATCGCAGCGAACGAGATTTTGATATTGACGGTGGAGCCAGACGAGGCGCAAATCTATTTCACAGCTTCCAAGAATTGGGTGTGGATGAAGGTGGTAGCGTTTATTTTTTGAATCCAGAAGGTGTTACGCATATCTTCAGCCGTGTTACCGGAGCCAGTCGATCGGACATTCTAGGAACATTAGGAGTAAGAGGTGCTGCCAACCTATTTTTAATGAATCCAAACGGAATTGTATTTGGACAAAATGCTCGGTTAGATGTGCAGGGATCATTTGCGGCAACCACAGCAAATGCGATCGGGTTTAGTGAACAGGGGTTTTTTAGTGCCACCAATCCTGAAGTGCCGTCTCAACTTCTCACCGTTAATCCTTCGGCGTTTTTGTTTAACCAAATTCCTACTAGCAATATTATTAATCGTTCAGCCAGAGGGTTAACGTCTGGTGTCGGCTCTACGGTGCTGCTTCTAGGAGGAGATGTTGTTTTCGATCGCAGTCTTCTAATTGCACCAGCAGGCTTTATTGATGTAGGTGGACTATCTGGCACAGGAATTGTCTCCCTAGCTGGCAGCGAAGCACAACCAAGGTTAGCCTTTTCGGCAGGTTCGCCGCGCGCCGATGTCATTCTGAACGGAAGTGGAATAGCAGCACCTCAAGGTGGAGGAATACGTGTACAAAGCCGCAATCTGCAACTGAACAATAGAGCACAATTAGCAACCAGTACGGGCGGTGCTGCCGATGGTTCTGGCATTCAACTCGATGCAACTGGCAATCTTGAAATTGTCAACAGCCGCGTCTTCGCAGGTGCAGGAGCAGCAGCAACCGGACAAAGTGGCAACATTCATATCAATGCAGGGAATCTGACTGTTCAAAATGCCACGGTTGAAACGCTAACTCAGGGAGCAGGTGCAGCAGGTTCAGTCCATATTCAAGCTGCAAATACAGCAACCCTCAATGCAGGTCGAATTCTGGCTGACGCTCGATCTGGCAGTACTGGGTCAGGTGGTAATGTTATTCTGCAGACCCCTGAACTGATTGCGAATAATAATAGCTTGATCTCCGCCTCAACATTTGGTGCTGGAGATGCCGGAGATCTAACGTTGTGGGGCGATCGGCTCTTCCTCGACAATATGAGCTTGATCACGACGCAGACTAATGGCTTGGGCAATGCAGGCGATATCTGGGTTGATACCCAACAGCTACGGCTGCAAAACGGCACTCAGTTTGTTGCTAGCTCTTTCGGTGGTGGCAGCAGCGGAAATCTTTTGATTAATGCAGACCAAATTGACCTAGGTGGAATTAGTAGTACAGGCAGGTTTAGTGGATTTCTCTCAGTCCTTGATGACAAGGCGATTGGTCAGGGAGGAGACATCTCTATTCAAACAGATCAGCTACGAATTGAGGATGGCTTGATTAGTACAGGCACATTAGGGCAGGGCAGCGCTGGCAACATCGAGATTCATGCCGATCGAGCCAGCATCAACACAGGTTTAATTGAAGCTAATACAGGTGTACTCAATTATTTCGGCAATCAGCTTAAGGCAGCAGCAAACGGCAATAGCGGCAACATTACGATTCGTGCGAATCAGTTGGACTTAAATGATGCTTTTATTCGTACTCAAGTTGGAGAACAAGCAAGAGGTAATGCTGGAAATATCTTGCTGAATGTGCAGCAGTTACGTTTATTCGGTAATTCTCAGGTAAGCACTGCCACTTATGGCAATGGCAACGCGGGTAACTTAGCCGTTCAAGCTGATCAAATGATTTTGCGTGGAGTCACCGACAATATTCCAACTGGATTGTTTTCTCTCGTAGAGACGACTGGAAATGGACAAGGTGGCAGTATTTCAATTCAGGCAAACCAAATCCGGCTAGAGGATAACGCCACGATTACGGCTTCTACCTGGGGAAACGGCAATGCTGGGTTAATCACCATTCAAGCCGATCGCTTGTTTATCGACGATAGCTCCATCACAGCATTAATTAGGCGGGGAGCAGTTGGCAATGGCGGGAATATTCAGATTCAGACAAATCAACTACAAATTCAAAATAGTGGCGCAATCAATACTTCAACTCGTGGGAGAGGCAATGCCGGAAACACGACTATTCAGGCGGAAAGGATTGATCTCAATAACAGCCATATTATCAGCCAGGTATTAGAAGACGTTAATACCAATGGCAATAGTGGCAATATTACAATTAACACACAGCAGTTAAATCTCCGCAACCGTGCTCAAGTTGACACAAGTACCTTTGCTAATGGAAGTGCAGGAAATATCATAGTGCAGGCAGATCAACTTACGCTCTCTAATAGCCTGATTAGTTCAGGAGTTGCACTACAAGGGCAGGGACAGGGTGGCAATCTGCGTTTAAATGTGGATCAACTGCAATTAATCGACAGAGCCAGAATTTTAACGTCAAGCCTTGGCATAGGTAATGCAGGAACAATCACTATCCAGGGACAGCAGTTAGACATGCAAAATCGAAGTTCGATCAATGCTAGTACAACAGGTATGGGTCGCGGCGGTAACATTCTCCTCAATATCGATCGCATGAATCTCAACAACCGTTCAGTTATCGGTTCGGTCGAAGAGACAACCGTGAATCAACGAGGCGGAAATATTACCATTCGTGCGGCAGAGCTAACATTGTCCAGTGAGTCAGCAATTACAGCGGCAGTACTGGGTACTGGAGCTGGCGGAGAGGTTGTCATTGCAGCCGATCGAATGGCATTTGATAATAGTTTGATCTCTACGGTTGTGGTTGAAGGTGCAAGCGGCAACGCAGGTAATATTACCTTAAATGGACGGACGTTAAGCCTGCAAAACAACGCTCAAATTAACCTCAGCCTCTTTGGTCGGGGGAATGCCGGTAACCTTTTGGTTAGAGTGGATAATATCGACATTTCCGGACGCAATGCCGACGGAGACAGCAGTTTCTCTTCGAATGTGGAGGAAAACGGCAACGGACGAGCAGGCAACATTCGGGTAGTCGCCGATCGCTTGCGGCTATCTGGAACTGCCAATATCTCTGCTTCGGTCGAGGGAATGGGGCAGGCTGGTGATATTAGCATTCAAGCAAATCAAGTCATTTTGGATCTAGGCTTTATTCGCTCACAGGCTCGCCGCCAGGCAACAGAAGGCAATGCGGGCAACGTTGCCATTGAGACAGATCAACTCAACCTGCTCAACGGTGGTCAAATCAGCACAGGCAGCTTTACGAGAGGCAATGCAGGCAATATCACCATTAACGCCGACCGCATTAACATTACTGGAGCAAACCCGAATAACGGACAACCGAGCGGTATCTTCTCTGTACTTGAGACGCAAGGACGAGGGCGGAGCGGCAATATTGAAATTGAAACCGATTGGCTACAAATTCGAGATGGCATCATTACCGCTTCTACACGTGGAGTTGGCAATGCCGGAGATTTATTCATTGTTGCCGACCAACTGCAAATGTCAGGCGGCTTAATTTCCTCAACCGTACAGCAAAATGCATTGGGCAATGGTGGACGGTTAACGGTTAGCGGGAGACGATTAAATCTCAGCAACGGTGGACAAATTGCAACCATTACGGAAGGAAATGGCAACGCTGGCAGATTGTTCATCAACGTCGAGCGCATTGATTTAAACGGAGCGCGTCGAACTCAGTTTGCTTCGAGTGCAGGAGAGATCGCTTACAGTGGTTTTGCTTCTTCAGTGGAGCGGGGCGGTGCTGGCAGGGGCGGTGATCTGCGAGTTGAAACGAATCAACTGCGCGTTCGTAACGGTGCCAGAATCACAGCTGCGACTGAAGGCATCGGCAGCGCTGGAGATGTAGTGATCGTGGCTCAAGACGGAATTCTACTAGACGGAACGAACCGATTAGGACCCTCTAGCGAAATTAGTAGCTCTAATGCCACTGGGTCGCAAGGAAGCAGTGGAACGATTACCCTACAAGCAGGAACGCTGCGAATTGCTGAGGGGGCTGTAATAAATGCTCAGACTGCGAATGCCAATCGCGGTGGTAATGTGATAGTTGATGCCAATCTTCTTGAAGCAATAAATGGCGGACAAATTGTGACAACGACCCTGCGAGAAGGACAAGCAGGTAACATTACTCTGAACATTCGTGATCGCATTATGCTCTCAGGACGAGAGGCAAATCTTAGACAGCGACAAACTGAAGCCGGAGTAGAGATTCTGCCAAACGCAGGGCGGGGAGAGAGTGGCTTGTTTGCAAGCAGTCGCAGTGACTCTACTGGAAACGGTGGTCGGATTACCCTCAACACAACAGACCTTGACCTCCGCGATCGTGCCAGAATTTCGGCTCAAAGCCAGGGAACAGGCGCAGCAGGGGAAGTGATGATTCAAGCTAGAGGGAATGTAACACTTCACGATCGTGCTCAAATTTCAACCGCGAGTCGGAGTGAGAATGCTTTGGCGGGTGATCTCATCATCAATGCAGGGGGTACTTTTGCTGCAACGGATGGTGATGTCACCACTTCTGCTGCCAATGCCTCTGGTGGCGATATTCGCCTGACTGCTCGTGATATTCGCCTCTACGGCGACAGTGACATCCGCACCAACAGTGCCAGAAACGGCGGCAACATTACCCTCAATGCAGAAACGATCGTTGCTTTCGACGACAGCGATATTTTTGCCTCAGCCGCTGCCGGAAGCGGGGGGGATATCCGCATCAACACCGCAGCCTTCTTTGGCAATGCCTATCAACCAGATGCTTTTCCATCAGCAGAAGTGAGCAATCTAGATAGGAACGATCGCGTTGATTTTAATGCAACAGGCAGCATTCGATCTGGAACCATTTCAACCCCAGATACCAGCTTCATTCAAAACAGCTTGACTGACTTATCTGAAGTGATTGTTGATGCCGATCGACTCATTGCCAATAGTTGTATTGCTCGAACCGATTCAGGCGGAACGTTTTTAATTACCGGAGCAGGCGGATTGCCGCCAAGTCCTGGAGTTGCCCCCCTTTCGCCTTTTCCTACAGGTGAGGTACGAACTGAAATAAGCAGAGACGAATCGAGTTTGTGGCAATCAGGAGATGCGATCGAAGAACCACAAGGTGTGTACCAGTTACCCAATGGTGAGTTAGTGATGAGCCGCGAATGCGCACTGGATGGAGCTGGCTGA
- a CDS encoding response regulator transcription factor, protein MELLKNLDQMMQTQSLSKPQTIVAIDDHEMILSGIVNLLKQKYSEASVEVAQTRQAGEKLVASLNPDLAVIDLAIPEQTGGKASAEVGVMLLESLMQKYPLLNIAVLSANVAPLVRLKPQIDDHEAGFTVSDKGWSATEILKKLDIALDGGRYLPKEMKLGLELKPEWLELLRLAFQESLTDKMIAKRMSVSEKTVQNYFHKVQDVLEVYSEEGQNLRIQTGIKARAAGLID, encoded by the coding sequence ATGGAACTCTTGAAGAATCTGGATCAGATGATGCAAACCCAATCCCTATCGAAACCACAGACGATCGTTGCGATTGACGATCATGAAATGATTCTGAGTGGAATTGTGAACCTGCTGAAGCAAAAATATTCAGAAGCAAGCGTTGAAGTTGCCCAAACGCGGCAGGCAGGCGAAAAACTAGTTGCCAGCCTCAATCCAGATTTAGCAGTTATTGATTTAGCAATTCCTGAACAGACAGGTGGAAAAGCTTCTGCTGAAGTGGGTGTGATGTTGCTAGAGTCCCTCATGCAAAAGTATCCCCTCCTTAATATTGCGGTGCTTAGTGCAAATGTGGCTCCTTTGGTACGGCTTAAGCCTCAAATCGACGATCACGAGGCAGGCTTCACCGTTTCCGACAAAGGCTGGTCAGCCACAGAAATTCTGAAGAAATTAGACATTGCGCTGGATGGGGGCAGATATTTACCCAAAGAAATGAAGCTTGGTTTAGAACTAAAACCAGAATGGCTAGAACTACTCAGACTCGCGTTCCAAGAAAGTTTAACAGATAAGATGATTGCCAAACGTATGAGTGTTTCGGAGAAAACAGTTCAAAACTATTTTCATAAAGTTCAAGATGTATTGGAAGTCTATTCAGAAGAAGGACAAAATCTCCGCATTCAAACTGGAATTAAGGCACGGGCAGCCGGATTAATTGACTAA